One genomic segment of Aythya fuligula isolate bAytFul2 chromosome 5, bAytFul2.pri, whole genome shotgun sequence includes these proteins:
- the ZNF839 gene encoding zinc finger protein 839, translated as MKEPERPMPSLAPVQPKTITLSQSVGRNSSIPGLGVINPQIIRIQPVTGTEQEQQQIFLHSSSESPIQSLVQRPLPSGGSVSVNKTATSKMLNGQKTARATVSATRSSNITMVAANSTNTLTPCLEKKQKDKLKKSLKVKTRSGRISRPPKYKAKDYKFIKMEDLAHGHQSDSDDYSELSIEDDEEGKVKGKDALFNSSNYNLKPRMFKCQTCEKSYIGKGGLARHYKLNPGHGQLEPAPQKIPLNKPNGSIFVDNPCGTGVETMSPAHLDSIAVTFNNEYALSTNLEETVGSQAGGQNCNSGESRHLMEEQQNESSSGHRGPIKPKGPGRPRRRKRRGRPRMGGRSRCSGRLSRPGQSPSKSLSSVSTEHNVFRRKARLKELIQQCDNEDLMELALPRLTKLVTVYEFLLMKVEKGYPAKAYFPDVYREFEELHNMVKKMAYDHLSNSDLLSCQQPVEIKDAKVAESLGITEILTGEQKVQGIDSCSQHIIKMGSEQVPVEILGQKRLAESSGEELLPSAKRTKLEDVMENVNNAYASQDEVKEKSGNLCTLFEKDGFNPLNGEILLSEGKHITCCTTGSLLPAEEQNSLVGSGVRISAENSGPFSQAVEMRIEYSQPADAQGPDTAGDTSLLHTEVVLPVEADGSAELIQARFVSENTAGGLSAPPLCNSVSEHAAGIQTTDLPRREENGLNQKYQALQEESHGFAVKGHSEQLHNADTTEEMQQLGKVFSTNVPISHPHYAQTELHQNPVQEVSLPAHLSQDCSFKNMGEFSCGTGEQHELENTITVDETVAFEITDESHGFLTQGHEQIFIQTSDGLILSHPDTALLSQAEGIVIVTDSNGTTMHIRAPDGIPLETVEALLAMEADGQSENLLLSQSELEP; from the exons ATGAAAGAACCTGAAAGGCCAATGCCATCATTGGCACCAGTCCAGCCCAAAACTATAACACTGAGTCAGTCGGTTGGTAGAAATTCTAGCATACCTGGACTTGGCGTTATTAATCCCCAGATAATTAGAATACAGCCTGTTACAGGAAccgagcaggagcagcagcagattttcCTACATAGTTCTTCCGAATCTCCAATTCAATCGCTTGTGCAGAGACCTTTACCGTCTGGTGGATCGGTGTCTGTAAACAAGACTGCTACAAGTAAGATGCTGAACGGGCAGAAAACGGCACGTGCCACAGTATCAGCTACAAGGTCTTCAAATATCACCATGGTTGCAGCCAACTCAACAAATACCCTGACACCatgtcttgaaaaaaaacaaaaagacaagctaaaaaaatctttgaaagtGAAAACTCGTTCTGGACGGATTTCACGCCCTCCAAAATACAAGGCTAAAGATTATAAATTCATTAAGATGGAGGATTTGGCTCATGGTCATCAGTCTGATTCTGATGATTACTCTGAACTGAGTATAGAAGATGATGAAGAAGGAAAGGTGAAGGGAAAGGATGCGTTATTTAATTCTTCAAATTATAATCTGAAACCCAGAATGTTTAAATGTCAGACGTGTGAAAAATCCTATATAGGAAAAGGAGGATTAGCAAGACATTATAAACTTAATCCAGGTCATGGACAGCTGGAGCCTGCACCtcaaaaaatacctttaaataaGCCTAATGGAAGTATATTTGTGGACAATCCGTGTGGAACAGGAGTGGAAACAATGAGTCCAGCACATTTGGATTCAATTGCCGTCACTTTTAATAATGAATATGCACTGTCTACCAATTTGGAAGAAACCGTTGGTTCGCAGGCTGGAGGACAG aattGTAACTCTGGAGAAAGCAGGCACCTGAtggaagaacaacaaaatgaaagcagttcAGGACACCGGGGACCCATAAAACCAAAAGGACCTGGAAGACCCAGACGACGGAAGAGACGTGGTCGACCAAGGATGGGTGGAAGATCTAGGTGCTCTGGAAGGCTTAGCAGACCTGGTCAGTCCCCTTCAAAGTCACTTAGTAGTGTGTCAACAGAACACAATgtattcagaagaaaagctaGGTTAAAAGAG CTAATACAGCAGTGTGATAATGAAGACTTGATGGAGCTGGCTCTCCCACGCCTTACAAAGCTTGTTACAGTCTATGAATTCCTGTTGATGAAG gTGGAAAAAGGGTATCCAGCCAAAGCTTACTTCCCAGATGTGTATAGGGAATTTGAAGAGTTGCATAATATGGTAAAGAAAATGGCTTACGATCACCTCAGTAATTCTGATTTGCTCAGTTGCCAGCAGCCTGTTGAAATAAAAGATGCTAAG GTTGCTGAATCACTGGGAATTACAGAAATACTCACTGGAGAACAAAAGGTGCAAGGCATAGACTCTTGCTCACAACATATAATTAAAATGGGTAGTGAGCAAGTGCCGGTGGAGATACTGGGACAAAAACGGTTAGCTGAG AGCTCAGGGGAGGAACTGTTGCCATCAGCCAAAAGGACCAAGTTAGAAGACGTAATGGAGAATGTGAATAATGCTTATGCCAGTCAAgatgaagtgaaagaaaagagtgGGAATTTATGTACACTCTTTGAAAAAGATG gTTTTAATCCATTAAATGGAGAAATCCTGCTTTCAGAAGGTAAACATATCACTTGCTGCACAACTGGAAGCCTGTTACCAGCGGAGGAACAGAATTCGCTTGTAGGTTCAGGAGTTAGAATCAGTGCTGAAAATTCAGGTCCCTTCTCTCAGGCTGTGGAAATGAGGATAGAGTATTCCCAACCCGCAGACGCGCAGGGGCCAGATACTGCAGGTGACACATCTCTGCTGCATACTGAAGTCGTATTGCCTGTTGAAGCAGACGGCTCAGCAGAATTAATTCAAGCACGCTTTGTGAGTGAGAATACAGCAGGTGGACTGTCAGCTCCTCCACTCTGCAACTCTGTGTCAGAGCATGCAGCGGGCATTCAGACAACTGACTTGCcaaggagggaagaaaatggTCTCAATCAAAAATACCAGGCACTGCAAGAAGAAAGCCATGGTTTTGCTGTTAAAGGACATTCTGAGCAACTTCACAATGCAGATACGACTGAGGAAATGCAGCAGCTTGGAAAAGTGTTTTCAACAAACGTGCCAATAAGCCATCCCCACTATGCTCAGACTGAGTTGCACCAGAATCCTGTCCAGGAAGTATCCCTGCCTGCTCACCTGAGCCAGGActgctcttttaaaaacatgggTGAATTTTCTTGTGGGACAGGGGAACAACATGAGCTGGAGAATACAATTACTGTAGATGAAACTGTAGCTTTTGAGATTACTGATGAGAGCCATGGTTTTTTGACTCAGGGACATGAACAGATTTTTATTCAGACTTCAGATGGGCTTATTTTGTCTCATCCGGATACTGCTCTTTTGTCTCAGGCAGAAGGCATTGTTATTGTAACTGATTCTAATGGTACTACAATGCACATCCGCGCACCGGATGGGATACCTTTGGAAACTGTGGAAGCACTACTGGCAATGGAAGCAGATGGCCAAAGTGAAAACCTTTTGCTCTCACAAAGCGAATTGGAGCCATAA